The Hevea brasiliensis isolate MT/VB/25A 57/8 chromosome 1, ASM3005281v1, whole genome shotgun sequence genome has a window encoding:
- the LOC110646556 gene encoding uncharacterized protein LOC110646556 has product MALSIARPKRRSLTNPSLIHFFSTSSSSSSSSSTTPPSDQFTDQDANDSHSQPPPPQQQQASFSSFFPDVKASLKQQMQNPQSQNRLNRPNLPPLREPSNVNPSISGPARKIASIEEIRKNLAEFRRRSSVPPPTESKTSGSPYSEQQQQQQQQISFQELYNRSMIRKSEDGLGSIEANNNYNPVSGKLSFQAIRESLRQMRSKASTNAGKRSEDAMSFSALKDRLKLKPMNENESMNSTVIGGTEGLPLPAFGKEDASVKQGASTEFVKMYNYGELGQKLRTLRPEVKEGEKNWFSLEELNERLRKLREMEERETESRIGGISFKDLRQCLVRLKQSDEEKAKNSIERLNLLGQWGTTPDLMKHPPKEHLVEKYFHPDNMSSAEKLKTELAKVREEFKMSESDCGSARVQVALLTTKIKHLSSVLHKKDKHSRKGLLAMVQRRKKLLKYLRRTDWDSYYIVLSKLGLRDNPDYKN; this is encoded by the exons ATGGCTCTCTCTATCGCCAGACCCAAACGCAGATCCCTTACTAACCCTTCTCTCATCCACTTCTTTTCTACTTCTTCGTCGTCGTCGTCGTCGTCGTCCACAACCCCACCCAGCGaccaatttaccgatcaagatgcCAACGATTCTCATTCgcaaccaccaccaccacagcAACAACAAGCCTCgttttcttctttcttccctGATGTCAAAGCCAGCCTCAAGCAACAGATGCAAAACCCACAATCCCAAAACCGACTAAATAGACCCAACTTGCCTCCTCTTAGAGAACCGTCGAACGTCAATCCTTCTATCTCGGGACCGGCAAGAAAAATTGCTTCTATTGAAGAAATAAGAAAGAATCTCGCGGAGTTCCGTCGTAGATCCTCTGTTCCGCCCCCAACTGAATCCAAAACTTCAGGATCTCCTTACTCTGAacaacagcagcagcagcagcagcaaatCTCGTTCCAAGAACTATACAATCGAAGTATGATTAGAAAGTCAGAGGATGGTTTGGGCAGTATTGAAGCCAATAATAACTATAACCCCGTTTCTGGGAAGCTGTCATTTCAAGCAATTAGAGAGAGTTTACGACAGATGAGGTCCAAAGCATCCACAAACGCTGGTAAAAGGAGTGAAGACGCAATGTCGTTTTCGGCTTTAAAGGACAGATTGAAACTAAAACCCATGAATGAAAATGAATCGATGAACTCCACTGTGATTGGTGGGACCGAGGGACTGCCACTGCCGGCTTTTGGAAAGGAGGATGCCAGTGTTAAACAGGGAGCGAGTACAGAATTTGTGAAAATGTATAACTATGGAGAGTTGGGGCAGAAGTTGAGGACTCTGCGGCCAGAGGTGAAGGAGGGTGAAAAGAATTGGTTTTCGTTGGAGGAGTTGAATGAGAGGTTGAGGAAGTTGAGGGAAATGGAGGAGAGGGAGACTGAATCCAGGATTGGTGGTATATCTTTTAAGGATTTGAGACAGTGCTTGGTGCGACTTAAGCAGTCGGACGAGGAGAAGGCCAAGAATTCAA TCGAAAGACTAAATCTCTTGGGTCAGTGGGGTACCACTCCAGATTTGATGAAGCATCCTCCGAAGGAGCACTTAGTTGAAAAG TATTTCCATCCAGATAATATGTCTTCTGCAGAGAAATTGAAAACTGAGCTTGCCAAGGTTAGAGAAGAATTTAAAATGTCGGAGTCAGATTGCGGATCCGCACGTGTTCAAG TGGCACTGCTGACAACTAAGATCAAGCACCTATCTTCAGTTCTTCACAAAAAG GATAAACACTCTCGAAAGGGTCTTCTAGCAATGGTACAAAGGAGAAAGAAGTTGTTGAAGTATCTACGAAGAACCGACTGGGATTCTTACTACATTGTTCTCTCTAAACTTGGCCTCCGAGACAATCCAGATTACAAGAATTAG
- the LOC110646560 gene encoding F-box/LRR-repeat protein 14: MDNLPDQLVWEILSRVKKTVDRNSASLACKRLYELDSEQRHSLRFGCGLDPANQALTSLCNRFPNLVKVEITYAGWMSKLGKQLDDQGLVILANNCPSLIDLTLSYCTFITDVGLRYLASCSKLSALKLNFTPRITGCGILSLVVGCKKLTILHLNRCLNVTSVEWLEYLAKLETLEDLSIKNCRVIGEGDLIKLGSSWQKLKKLQFEVDANYRYMKVYDRLAVDRWQKQLVPCESMLELSLVNCIISPGRGLACVLGKCKNLEKIHLDMCVGVRDCDMIGLAQKSRNLRSISLRVPSDFSLPLLLNNPLRLTDESLKALAQNCPVLESVRISFSDGEFPSISSFTLSGILALIQMCPIRELALDHVYSFNDAGMEALCSAPYLETLELARCQEISDEGLQIVGQFPCLCILRLRKCLGVTDDGLKPLVNSHKLEFLTVEDCPQISERGVQGAARSVSFRQDLSWMY; the protein is encoded by the coding sequence ATGGATAACTTACCAGACCAATTGGTTTGGGAGATCTTGAGCAGAGTCAAGAAAACTGTTGATAGAAACTCTGCTTCATTGGCATGTAAGCGTCTTTATGAATTGGATAGTGAACAGAGACATTCTCTTAGGTTCGGTTGTGGATTGGATCCTGCTAATCAAGCTCTGACTTCGCTCTGCAATAGATTTCCTAACTTGGTAAAAGTAGAAATAACTTATGCTGGTTGGATGTCCAAGCTAGGAAAGCAATTAGATGACCAAGGGCTTGTGATTCTTGCTAACAACTGCCCATCCTTGATTGATCTCACTTTAAGCTATTGCACATTCATTACTGATGTGGGACTTCGCTATTTGGCTTCTTGCTCCAAGCTTTCAGCCTTGAAGTTGAATTTCACACCAAGAATAACTGGTTGTGGCATCTTATCTCTTGTTGTGGGTTGCAAAAAACTCACCATTCTCCACCTTAACCGGTGTCTCAATGTTACCAGTGTTGAATGGCTGGAATATCTTGCCAAGCTTGAAACACTTGAAGACCTTTCAATTAAGAATTGTAGAGTGATTGGGGAGGGTGATTTGATTAAGCTGGGATCTAGCTggcaaaaactaaaaaaattgcaGTTTGAAGTGGATGCCAATTACAGATATATGAAGGTTTATGATCGGTTAGCTGTAGATCGATGGCAAAAGCAATTGGTCCCATGTGAGTCTATGTTGGAACTTAGCCTTGTTAATTGCATCATCAGCCCAGGGAGAGGGCTTGCTTGTGTGTTGGGAAAGTGCAAAAATTTGGAAAAGATCCATTTGGACATGTGTGTTGGGGTGAGGGACTGTGACATGATAGGCTTAGCCCAAAAATCAAGAAATCTTCGTTCAATTTCTCTTCGAGTTCCTTCTGATTTCTCCTTGCCACTTCTGCTGAATAACCCTTTGAGGTTAACAGATGAAAGTCTTAAAGCTTTGGCTCAAAACTGTCCGGTGCTTGAATCTGTCCGGATTTCTTTTTCAGATGGGGAGTTTCCTTCCATTTCGTCGTTTACTTTAAGTGGAATCCTTGCTTTGATTCAGATGTGCCCTATTCGGGAACTTGCTCTTGACCATGTGTATTCCTTCAATGACGCTGGGATGGAAGCTCTTTGCTCAGCTCCGTATCTGGAAACCTTGGAGCTAGCCAGATGCCAAGAAATCAGTGATGAGGGGCTGCAGATTGTGGGCCAGTTTCCTTGCTTGTGCATATTACGGTTAAGAAAGTGTTTGGGAGTTACAGATGATGGGTTAAAGCCTCTTGTTAACTCACACAAGTTGGAATTCTTGACTGTGGAAGATTGTCCTCAAATTTCTGAAAGGGGTGTTCAAGGTGCTGCAAGATCTGTATCATTCCGGCAAGACTTGTCATGGATGTATTGA
- the LOC110646558 gene encoding BRAP2 RING ZnF UBP domain-containing protein 2, producing MSTSSSAAIAVTSADDHFRPSEAMTTVDYSDSSTSSSSPMTQSFPFSSGNPRIEETRGVMHLFSNDGVCGLPVGRKPSVSVLGVPNHMTYADFCQFCASFLHHILEMRIVRNDGMEDQYSILIQFDSQDSTDRFYQHFNGRQFNSLEEAVCHVLFIVDVQFTGYSGSLDAQPSVTSTNEQPSCPVCLEKLDQDMGGILTTICNHSFHCSCISKWEDSSCPVCRYCQQQPEKSICFVCQTSENLWLCVICGFVGCGRYKAGHATRHWKETQHCYSLELETQRVWDYAGDNYVHRLIQSKTDGKLVELNSHCVHANDGCGSCDCVKSGISDALLNSKVEAIVNEYNELLATQLENQKLYFETLLQEVKDETEREIAEAVKKAIAQKLQKLPAKLDRCLKEKKFLDEVNENLLKNQEIWKAKILEIEEREKKALKMKDDKIHDLEEQLRDLMVYLEAGRTMEQVSTSNEIKDGTVLPISVESSSGTNSKSARKANNRRKS from the exons ATGTCTACGAGCTCAAGCGCCGCAATCGCCGTAACCTCAGCGGACGATCATTTCCGGCCGTCGGAAGCTATGACCACTGTAGACTACAGCGATTCCTCCACGTCTTCGTCGTCTCCAATGACTCAGTCCTTTCCTTTCTCATCTGGAAACCCTAGGATCGAAGAGACACGCGGCGTCATGCACCTTTTCTCCAATGACGGCGTTTGCGGTCTTCCC GTTGGAAGGAAACCTTCTGTTTCTGTTCTTGGGGTGCCAAATCAcatgacttatgcagatttcTGCCAGTTTTGCGCTTCTTTTCTTCACCACATATTGGAGATGCGAATAGTcag GAATGATGGGATGGAGGATCAATATAGCATCCTGATACAATTTGACAGTCAGGACTCCACAGATAGATTCTATCAACACTTTAATGGTAGACAATTTAATTCTTTGGAG GAAGCTGTTTGTCATGTGCTTTTTATAGTCGATGTACAGTTCACTGGTTATAGTGGTTCACTTGACGCTCAGCCTTCCGTGACAAGCACAAATGAGCAGCCTTCATGTCCAGTTTGTCTTG AGAAATTAGACCAAGACATGGGTGGAATTCTCACAACTATCTGTAATCATTCTTTTCACTGCTCGTGCATTTCAAAATGGGAAGATTCTTCTTGTCCA GTTTGCCGATATTGCCAGCAACAACCTGAAAAATCAATATGTTTTGTATGTCAAACTTCTGAGAATCTATGGCTTTGTGTTATCTGTGGTTTTGTTGGCTGTGGGAG GTACAAAGCAGGACATGCCACCAGACATTGGAAAGAAACACAACATTGCTATTCTCTTGAACTGGAAACACAGCGTGTTTGGGATTATGCTGGTGACAACTATGTTCACCGATTGATTCAATCAAAAACTGATGGAAAATTAGTTGAGTTGAATTCCCATTGCGTGCATGCTAATGATGGTTGTGGAAGTTGTGACTGTGTAAAATCTGGAATTAGTGATGCTCTTTTAAACAGCAAAGTTGAAGCG aTTGTTAATGAATACAATGAGCTCCTAGCCACCCAACTTGAGAACCAAAAACTA TATTTTGAGACTTTGCTTCAAGAAGTCAAAGATGAAACAGAAAGGGAAATTGCGGAAGCAGTTAAGAAGGCCATTGCACAAAAGTTGCAGAAGTTGCCGGCTAAGCTGGATAGGTGTCTCAAAGAGAAGAAATTTCTTGATGAA GTCAATGAGAATCTTTTGAAAAATCAGGAGATATGGAAAGCAAAGATATTGGAGATTGAGGAGAG GGAGAAAAAAGCTCTGAAAATGAAAGATGATAAAATTCATGACCTGGAAGAACAG CTTAGAGACTTAATGGTGTACCTAGAAGCTGGAAGAACAATGGAGCAGGTGTCAACATCAAATGAAATCAAGGATGGAACCGTCTTGCCAATATCTGTGGAGTCTTCTTCAGGGACCAATTCCAAGAGTGCAAGAAAAGCTAATAACCGTAGAAAAAGCTGA